A window of the Lactuca sativa cultivar Salinas chromosome 5, Lsat_Salinas_v11, whole genome shotgun sequence genome harbors these coding sequences:
- the LOC111889444 gene encoding uncharacterized protein LOC111889444 isoform X1, with the protein MFNLATKLSRLARGRYHSPTVVRLFSTKLHHHFKPNPVALQIIDYAFSLSRSQKSDESYGQGLLVLEQCESNQHDGNSKGLVLLAMSTLLSERGNFLEAIEKLNTIKDLKVSSFPLRVATMEALAGLHLELGEDDTSSVIADVCLNDLDANKPELDDGFGSLNARARALKGLTELVQGNTDSSQSCFTGAEDNLGIGNDALSYAEFLHTTRDFETAKKLYENVIKGIPENKDYSDPYNLAAGNMVWEDILLAATCGLGQLESHMGNFGDAEEILTRALTMTEERFGSHHPKIGIILTCIALMFRHKATMEHSSSLMVQEGLYRRALELLKAPQLETEAVEQSKVYRKDIIALARGGYAETLCVQQNRKAVGEKMKRWAEGAWNNRRLSLSEALDLSKISIIDARISRAL; encoded by the exons ATGTTTAACCTCGCAACCAAGCTGTCCAGACTAGCCAGGGGCCGTTACCACTCACCCACGGTTGTCAGATTATTCTCCACGAAACTCCATCACCACTTTAAGCCAAACCCAGTTGCTCTTCAAATCATCGATTATGCCTTTTCCCTTTCTAGATCCCAGAAATCAG ATGAATCATATGGGCAAGGTTTGTTGGTGCTAGAACAGTGCGAATCCAATCAGCATGATGGTAATTCCAAGGGATTGGTTCTTCTTGCGATGTCGACCCTTTTGTCTGAGAG AGGCAATTTTCTTGAAGCTATTGAGAAATTGAATACGATTAAGGACCTAAAAGTTTCTTCTTTCCCTCTTAGAG TGGCTACTATGGAAGCTCTTGCAGGACTCCATTTGGAATTAGGAGAA GATGATACTTCTTCAGTGATAGCGGATGTTTGCTTGAATGATTTAGATGCTAACAAACCAGAACTTGATGATGGATTTGGATCATTAAATGCTCGTGCTAGAGCATTAAAAGGGCTTACAGAGCTTGTTCAGGGAAACACAGATTCAT CCCAATCTTGTTTTACTGGAGCTGAAGATAACTTGGGAATTG GGAATGATGCTTTGTCATATGCTGAATTCTTGCATACAACACGGGATTTTGAAACTGCAAAAAAATTGTATGAGAATGTAATCAAAGGGATACCAGAAAATAAAGATTATAGTGATCCATATAACTTGGCTGCTGGAAACATGGTATGGGAGGATATTCTTTTGGCAGCAACTTGTGGTTTAGGACAACTTGAGTCACACATGGG GAACTTTGGTGATGCTGAAGAGATACTAACAAGGGCACTGACAATGACTGAAGAACGTTTTG GTTCTCATCATCCAAAGATTGGAATAATATTAACATGCATAGCTCTCATGTTTAGGCACAAAGCAACAATGGAGCATTCTAGTTCCCTTATGGTCCAAGAG GGGCTTTATAGAAGAGCATTAGAATTGCTTAAAGCTCCTCAATTGGAAACTGAAG CAGTTGAACAATCAAAAGTGTATAGGAAGGATATAATCGCGCTTGCAAGAG GTGGGTATGCTGAGACGCTGTGTGTTCAACAAAACCGTAAGGCTGTGGGGGAGAAGATGAAGAGATGGGCCGAGGGTGCGTGGAATAACCGTAGACTCTCGTTATCAGAGGCATTGGATTTATCCAAAATCTCCATTATAGATGCTCGGATTAGCAGGGCTTTGTAG
- the LOC111889444 gene encoding uncharacterized protein LOC111889444 isoform X2, translating to MFNLATKLSRLARGRYHSPTVVRLFSTKLHHHFKPNPVALQIIDYAFSLSRSQKSDESYGQGLLVLEQCESNQHDGNSKGLVLLAMSTLLSERGNFLEAIEKLNTIKDLKVSSFPLRVATMEALAGLHLELGEDDTSSVIADVCLNDLDANKPELDDGFGSLNARARALKGLTELVQGNTDSSQSCFTGAEDNLGIGNDALSYAEFLHTTRDFETAKKLYENVIKGIPENKDYSDPYNLAAGNMVWEDILLAATCGLGQLESHMGNFGDAEEILTRALTMTEERFGSHHPKIGIILTCIALMFRHKATMEHSSSLMVQEGLYRRALELLKAPQLETEVEQSKVYRKDIIALARGGYAETLCVQQNRKAVGEKMKRWAEGAWNNRRLSLSEALDLSKISIIDARISRAL from the exons ATGTTTAACCTCGCAACCAAGCTGTCCAGACTAGCCAGGGGCCGTTACCACTCACCCACGGTTGTCAGATTATTCTCCACGAAACTCCATCACCACTTTAAGCCAAACCCAGTTGCTCTTCAAATCATCGATTATGCCTTTTCCCTTTCTAGATCCCAGAAATCAG ATGAATCATATGGGCAAGGTTTGTTGGTGCTAGAACAGTGCGAATCCAATCAGCATGATGGTAATTCCAAGGGATTGGTTCTTCTTGCGATGTCGACCCTTTTGTCTGAGAG AGGCAATTTTCTTGAAGCTATTGAGAAATTGAATACGATTAAGGACCTAAAAGTTTCTTCTTTCCCTCTTAGAG TGGCTACTATGGAAGCTCTTGCAGGACTCCATTTGGAATTAGGAGAA GATGATACTTCTTCAGTGATAGCGGATGTTTGCTTGAATGATTTAGATGCTAACAAACCAGAACTTGATGATGGATTTGGATCATTAAATGCTCGTGCTAGAGCATTAAAAGGGCTTACAGAGCTTGTTCAGGGAAACACAGATTCAT CCCAATCTTGTTTTACTGGAGCTGAAGATAACTTGGGAATTG GGAATGATGCTTTGTCATATGCTGAATTCTTGCATACAACACGGGATTTTGAAACTGCAAAAAAATTGTATGAGAATGTAATCAAAGGGATACCAGAAAATAAAGATTATAGTGATCCATATAACTTGGCTGCTGGAAACATGGTATGGGAGGATATTCTTTTGGCAGCAACTTGTGGTTTAGGACAACTTGAGTCACACATGGG GAACTTTGGTGATGCTGAAGAGATACTAACAAGGGCACTGACAATGACTGAAGAACGTTTTG GTTCTCATCATCCAAAGATTGGAATAATATTAACATGCATAGCTCTCATGTTTAGGCACAAAGCAACAATGGAGCATTCTAGTTCCCTTATGGTCCAAGAG GGGCTTTATAGAAGAGCATTAGAATTGCTTAAAGCTCCTCAATTGGAAACTGAAG TTGAACAATCAAAAGTGTATAGGAAGGATATAATCGCGCTTGCAAGAG GTGGGTATGCTGAGACGCTGTGTGTTCAACAAAACCGTAAGGCTGTGGGGGAGAAGATGAAGAGATGGGCCGAGGGTGCGTGGAATAACCGTAGACTCTCGTTATCAGAGGCATTGGATTTATCCAAAATCTCCATTATAGATGCTCGGATTAGCAGGGCTTTGTAG